Proteins encoded together in one Penicillium digitatum chromosome 1, complete sequence window:
- a CDS encoding Methyltransferase type 12 produces MSQPNLNERIQVDTSDDDSLFEIQTVSGSNFSFASSVRDYYYENGRRYHAYRHGQYPFPNDQEEQDRLALTHHLFKLLTGGDLHRAPIRHSNPRHILDIGTGSGEWALEMAENYPQADIMGTDLSPIQPNWAPPNCRFFIDDAESDWTFSPGETFDYIHARTLAGGIGDWPRLLKQAYQHLKPGGWFEAQEFESCLCSDDGTHERATSVNNWAELLTQSSKKFGKPMDVAAKIAQWMVGQGFANVTDDVYKSPVGGWPKNRRYKEIGRIAKVSTMEIIEPYSLALFTRVLGLSYQDAQEHMERARAELMSNSHHLYVRFHFVYGQRPFDDDYTGSEASSDVGL; encoded by the exons ATGTCACAACCCAATCTCAATGAACGCATTCAAGTTGAC ACAAGCGATGACGACTCTCTCTTTGAAATCCAAACCGTGTCAGGCTCAAACTTTTCCTTTGCCTCATCCGTCCGCGACTATTACTACGAAAACGGCCGACGCTACCATGCCTACCGTCATGGCCAATACCCCTTCCCGAAcgaccaagaagaacaagaccGCTTAGCACTTACGCACCACCTCTTCAAACTACTCACGGGCGGGGATCTACACCGCGCACCAATACGTCACTCCAATCCGCGGCATATTTTAGACATCGGTACCGGCTCTGGCGAATGGGCCCTGGAAATGGCCGAAAACTACCCGCAAGCGGATATCATGGGCACCGATCTCAGCCCTATCCAGCCGAACTGGGCACCGCCCAATTGCCGCTTCTTCATTGATGATGCCGAGAGTGATTGGACTTTCTCGCCCGGTGAGACATTCGACTATATCCATGCGAGGACTTTGGCCGGTGGAATTGGGGATTGGCCGAGGCTGCTGAAGCAGGCTTATCAGCATCTTAAACCGGGTGGCTGGTTTGAAGCGCAGGAGTTTGAGAGCTGTCTGTGCTCTGACGATGGGACTCACGAACGCGCTACGTCTGTTAATAACTGGGCGGAATTGTTGACTCAGTCTAGTAAGAAGTTTGGGAAGCCAATGGATGTTGCAGCGAAGATTGCGCAGTGGATGGTTGGGCAGGGGTTTGCAAATGTCACCGATGATGTTTATAAG AGTCCGGTTGGTGGCTGGCCCAAGAACCGCCGCTACAAAGAGATCGGTCGCATCGCCAAGGTGTCTACCATGGAAATTATCGAGCCCTACTCGCTGGCTCTCTTCACCCGTGTCCTGGGGCTTTCGTATCAGGATGCACAGGAGCACATGGAGAGGGCGCGGGCGGAGCTGATGAGCAATTCGCATCATCTCTATGTGCGTTTTCACTTTGTCTACGGCCAGCGGCCTTTCGACGATGATTACACTGGGTCCGAGGCATCTTCAGACGTGGGACTGTGA
- a CDS encoding Oleate activated transcription factor 3, producing MPSESKTKTRPQQSCLRCRERKVKCDRSIPCHACIIRGLEAECTYLTSAEDRAHISQSEIINQLRREVAQLRGRLNQASREPGHSQSQSQRQRSHPDQAAGPFPENGQSWTQYAPAHTGCNYDSHGYSNNSGYATGAGAGSASARGTPDTVEGSGSGSSPSSSITTMTNSVTVTSPDSTGSESGTGSMSTSSWSASASAYPIATGYATQVAELDGSTTSESYAFGNTLGDATMPGYYTGCTTFAPDTPGTIPVPMQSLPVHGLHAQDAMLGMHHPPVYGANSDVYMLDEGKALTHLQHTGYPAPIPTATPYREESSIFNQDYRPHADHQWEQDACGNPNTSPNQFPYMQIYQIPSHYSTVNTATTITKFNVYADAPFSLPTPTPMAGDTSSNASPSSQDRPSSTTIMNSLPSSWKGEGKQQLLEILLETIASCDELFLPQVIQVLRTSPSPEEAVSGVCQVLGIGTGR from the exons ATGCCCTCGGAATCCAAGACAAAGACACGCCCGCAGCAGTCGTGCCTCAGATGTCGCGAGCGCAAAGTGAAG TGCGACCGCTCTATTCCATGCCACGCCTGCATTATCCGCGGCCTCGAAGCAGAATGCACTTACCTAACTTCGGCCGAAGATCGCGCCCACATTAGCCAATCCGAGATTATCAACCAACTCCGCCGCGAAGTCGCACAGCTGCGGGGACGCCTAAACCAAGCCTCACGAGAGCCCGGTCATAGTCAGAGCCAGAGTCAGCGTCAGCGCTCGCACCCGGACCAAGCGGCCGGGCCTTTCCCGGAGAACGGTCAGAGTTGGACACAATATGCGCCTGCGCACACGGGCTGCAATTACGACAGCCATGGCTATAGCAATAACTCTGGGTATGCGACCGGCGCTGGCGCTGGTTCTGCCTCAGCTAGAGGTACTCCAGATACTGTTGAAGGCAGCGGGAGCGGGTCGTCGCCATCCTCATCGATCACGACCATGACAAACTCTGTGACTGTTACGAGTCCTGACAGCACGGGGAGTGAGAGTGGGACTGGGTCAATGTCTACTTCGTCGTGGTCGGCTTCGGCTTCGGCTTATCCCATCGCAACGGGGTATGCGACGCAGGTTGCGGAACTAGACGGATCGACTACAAGTGAATCGTATGCTTTTGGAA ATACTCTAGGAGATGCGACGATGCCAGGATATTATACAGGATGCACGACCTTTGCTCCGGACACGCCCGGAACAATCCCAGTACCGATGCAAAGTCTCCCAGTGCATGGCTTACACGCACAGGATGCAATGTTAGGGATGCACCACCCGCCGGTATACGGAGCTAATAGCGATGTTTATATGCTTGACGAAGGCAAAGCACTGACGCACTTACAACACACTGGTTATCCCGCGCCCATACCAACGGCAACACCTTATAGGGAGGAGTCTTCAATCTTCAATCAAGATTATAGACCTCATGCAGATCATCAATGGGAGCAGGATGCATGTGGGAATCCAAATACAAGTCCGAACCAATTTCCGTACATGCAGATATACCAAATCCCGTCTCATTATTCAACTGTCAACACCGCCACCACCATCACAAAATTCAACGTCTATGCAGATGCACCCTTCTCCCTACCGACTCCAACCCCTATGGCAGGCGATACTTCCAGCAATGCCAGCCCCAGTTCCCAGGACCGACCTTCCTCAACAACCATCATGAACTCATTGCCCAGCTCCTGGAAAGGCGAGGGGAAACAACAACTACTGGAGATATTGCTGGAAACAATTGCCAGCTGTGACGAGCTATTTTTACCTCAGGTGATTCAGGTCTTGCGAACAAGTCCTTCACCCGAGGAAGCTGTTTCAGGAGTCTGTCAAGTTCTCGGGATCGGGACTGGGCGGTGA
- a CDS encoding Phytanoyl-CoA dioxygenase family protein, giving the protein MSTPNLDALKRDGFVVVRNLLTPTELATLSHCPKTIPTLADNRTARLGGFARCYFSPTILSVAEELMGIANTTGGETEPLVMELFNLLVAPETKDFELRWHRDDISEHATAEEELAQLAAKAPEGRQSHCQYNLALCPDASLIVMPGTHARARTQVEREADPYAAELPDQLVVQLEPGDAVFYNSNILHRGVYRGKSEGGTETRLTLHGSLGLKACGGGGDDAEEQKKRVRSTAVLQHGVGAWVNREDAAFGLGERAERMRANLVEMGTGEGVGFSLQG; this is encoded by the exons ATGTCCACCCCAAATCTAGACGCCCTCAAACGCGATGGCTTCGTAGTAGTCCGCAACCTCCTAACCCCCACCGAG CTGGCCACACTTTCGCACTGTCCCAAAACAATTCCCACCCTGGCCGACAATCGCACCGCCCGCCTCGGAGG TTTCGCACGATGCTACTTCTCTCCCACAATCCTCTCCGTAGCGGAAGAGCTAATGGGCATTGCAAATACCACCGGCGGCGAGACTGAGCCTCTCGTCATGGAATTATTTAATCTGCTCGTGGCGCCCGAAACCAAAGACTTCGAACTCCGCTGGCACCGAGACGATATCTCCGAGCACGCAACTGCCGAGGAAGAACTCGCTCAGCTTGCAGCGAAGGCGCCTGAAGGCCGTCAGTCACATTGTCAGTATAACTTAGCGCTGTGTCCTGATGCGTCGTTGATTGTTATGCCGGGGACGCATGCGCGCGCGCGAACGCAGGTCGAGCGTGAGGCTGATCCTTATGCGGCTGAGTTGCCAGATCAGTTGGTTGTTCAGTTAGAGCCTGGAGATGCTGTATTTTATAATAGTAACATCTTGCATCGCGGGGTTTACCGGGGGAAGAGTGAGGGTGGGACTGAGACGCGGTTGACGTTGCATGGAAGTCTGGGGTTGAAGGCTTGTGGAGGTGGGGGGGATGATGCTGaggaacagaagaagagggtTAGATCTACTGCTGTGTTACAGCATGGAGTTGGGGCTTGGGTTAATCGTGAAGATGCTGCTTTTGGGCTTGGGGAGAGGGCGGAAAGAATGAGGGCTAATCTTGTTGAGATGGGGACTGGTGAGGGGGTTGGATTTTCTTTACAAGGGTAG
- a CDS encoding Heterokaryon incompatibility Het-C encodes MPLHAGSALLVLLLILPQVQAFGAGNIASISAVEGKNWRHGDIEDVLKTLAFISGHKWTSTMIQRVYFGNWLRDYSQAMDVGTLKNLQADTIRVLVWVLSFMSFGYATGEFEVTSDRLGVYRPEEHIDNPKDYADNADARQYDKRLRPPVRAVELEIDPNTGMKNYIANERGDWATSTGFVKFSLSRSIHYGRTYTNGGQRKGNEEDLCEALRCLGQGLHTLEDFAAHTNYVELVLREMGLKNVFPHTGTATQINLQGHCVFPLVTGTFGMVDFFHSVMGEANDHVTQTEVNEMDIALGNAESNAQSNNSLDALTGLLGKIPGTKELVNEAEGLRRSAAAQEMDNRSRSAATGYAQSSSDSHERSRAGPTQSSGSGSKPSSGLNGMPDLNPQATVAKIYPILAFRDKVMRSLNSIIERVPGLESLVEKISETLTVVVMSLLSPFIRPLIKAASTSMQNGSADVIDASGKHQYEPWTDPHCTDPTHSLLSKDHFANILNEPAGRVASAIVEYIAPRVLYAWQHTDVSVDEVLNDCMQVFHHPVLRNMRNDAHRTMFEAVEKWAHARPDRGASLDSILSSEGVRSGRNTGGVSHTHSGGHGGFAALGGASHGQSQSHNQSHSHGHSSNGGGLFGGLSSFLPQQNQNQNHQQHSNSSSSGLPWDKLSSIPGLSNLSKLESKISNFLPGGLSRDFNDRGTQQSQPSSYPSHEAGGRYDASYPPPQQQGDYYQPQYVPQQSHGYQPNQHHEQHYGSSQNPSSHRQQDDPFGHPQPHGAQHGPPHGSHPGWHDGSGQGQEYGHGHGYEHGHPGF; translated from the exons ATGCCCCTCCACGCGGGCTCCGCCCTGCTAGTACTGCTCTTGATACTCCCACAAGTTCAAGCCTTTGGAGCTGGAAATATCGCCTCTATCTCCGCTGTCGAAGGCAAGAACTGGCGCCATGGTGATATCGAAGATGTCCTCAAGACGCTGGCTTTTATCTCTGGCCACAAATGGACCTCCACCATGATCCAGCGCGTTTATTTTGGTAACTGGTTGCGTGATTA TTCGCAGGCAATGGACGTTGGAACTCTTAAAAATTTGCAGGCTGATACGATCCGTGTTTTGGTGTGGGTCCTCTCGTTCATGAGCTTCGGCTACGCTACGGGTGAATTTGAGGTAACTTCGGATCGATTGGGTGTCTACCGTCCCGAGGAACATATCGA TAACCCCAAGGATTATGCCGACAACGCAGATGCACGCCAATACGACAAGCGGTTGCGCCCACCTGTACGTGCTGTTGAGCTTGAAATCGACCCCAACACCGGCATGAAGAACTATATTGCCAATGAGCGAGGCGATTGGGCCACCAGCACCGGCTTTGTCAAGTTCAGTCTCAGTCGCAGTATCCACTATGGACGGACCTACACCAATGGTGGACAAAGGAAGGGCAACGAAGAGGACCTGTGTGAAGCACTCCGATGTCTAGGCCAGGGACTACACACGCTGGAGGATTTTGCCGCACATACCAACTATGTTGAGCTGGTATTGCGCGAGATGGGGTTGAAGAACGTATTCCCGCACACAGGCACTGCCACCCAGATCAACCTTCAAGGACATTGCGTTTTCCCGTTGGTGACGGGAACCTTTGGGATGGTCGATTTCTTCCATTCCGTGATGGGAGAGGCAAATGATCATGTCACTCAAACCGAGGTCAACGAGATGGATATTGCGCTCGGTAATGCCGAATCAAATGCGCAGTCGAACAATTCTCTTGACGCCTTGACTGGGCTCTTGGGCAAGATCCCCGGTACCAAGGAGCTTGTCAACGAGGCCGAGGGTCTCAGGAGGTCGGCGGCGGCACAAGAAATGGACAACCGGAGCCGTAGTGCTGCGACCGGTTATGCGCAGTCTTCTTCCGACAGCCACGAGCGGTCCCGTGCCGGGCCAACTCAGTCGTCAGGCAGTGGCTCGAAGCCTAGCTCTGGACTCAACGGAATGCCTGATCTCAACCCCCAGGCGACAGTAGCCAAGATTTATCCTATCCTGGCATTCCGGGATAAAGTAATGCGAAGCTTGAACTCGATCATTGAAAGGGTCCCAGGCTTGGAGTCACTTGTCGAGAAGATCTCTGAGACTTTGACCGTTGTCGTCATGTCGCTCCTGTCGCCTTTCATTCGACCTCTGATCAAAGCCGCTTCCACGTCCATGCAAAATGGATCAGCAGATGTTATTGATGCCTCTGGCAAGCACCAGTACGAACCATGGACCGATCCGCACTGCACAGACCCCACCCACTCGTTGCTATCCAAGGATCACTTTGCCAACATCCTAAATGAGCCCGCTGGACGGGTTGCCTCTGCAATCGTGGAGTATATCGCACCTCGTGTTCTTTACGCTTGGCAACATACCGATGTCTCCGTGGACGAGGTCCTCAATGACTGCATGCAAGTGTTCCACCACCCAGTGTTGCGCAACATGCGCAATGATGCTCATCGTACAATGTTCGAGGCCGTTGAAAAATGGGCCCACGCCCGCCCAGACCGCGGCGCTTCCCTTGACTCTATCCTCAGTTCCGAGGGCGTGAGATCCGGTCGTAACACTGGTGGAGTGAGTCACACTCACAGCGGTGGTCATGGTGGATTTGCGGCCTTGGGTGGTGCCTCCCACGGCCAAAGCCAGAGTCACAACCAAAGCCACAGCCACGGACACAGTAGCAATGGCGGAGGTTTATTTGGTGGATTGTCATCATTTCTCCCTCAacagaaccagaaccagaaccacCAGCAACACTCAAACAGCAGCTCCTCTGGCTTGCCCTGGGACAAGCTCTCCAGCATCCCCGGCTTGTCAAACCTGAGCAAACTCGAAAGCAAAATCTCCAACTTCCTTCCTGGCGGCTTGTCACGCGATTTCAACGACCGAGGAACCCAACAAAGCCAGCCCAGCTCATACCCAAGTCATGAGGCAGGGGGTAGGTACGACGCCTCGTACCCTCCCCCACAACAGCAAGGAGACTACTACCAGCCTCAGTACGTACCTCAACAAAGTCACGGCTACCAGCCAAATCAACATCATGAACAGCATTATGGCAGCTCGCAGAACCCTTCGTCCCATAGACAACAGGATGACCCCTTCGGCCATCCGCAGCCGCATGGTGCTCAGCATGGCCCACCACATGGTTCGCATCCAGGCTGGCATGATGGATCTGGACAGGGCCAGGAATATGGACATGGTCACGGGTATGAACATGGTCATCCGGGCTTTTGA
- a CDS encoding Multicopper oxidase, copper-binding site, with protein sequence MEFTENILVYTASKSKVHIQPNPQLHSVAWARVAVLRGRSIEGLEDLQITPRASVRSHVSREHSTACPRTMVSEWINENHLIWTLCADLAESDADQDWTRGFNTHYSSQ encoded by the exons ATGGAATTCACCGAAAATATACTTGTCTACACTGCTTCAAAGTCAAAAGTCCACATTCAACCCAATCCCCAGCTGCACTCGGTTGC GTGGGCACGGGTTGCAGTGCTCCGCGGCAGATCAATTGAAGGTCTTGAAGATCTGCAGATCACTCCTCGGGCATCTGTGCGGAGCCATGTGAGCAGAGAACACAGTACTGCCTGTCCACGGACGATGGTTAGCGAGTGGATCAACGAGAACCACCTCATCTGGACCTTATGCGCCGACCTCGCAGAGTCTGACGCCGACCAGGATTGGACGCGCGGGTTCAACACCCACTACAGCTCCCAGTAA
- a CDS encoding Zinc finger, RING-type — protein sequence MNLQDFLAMEECRDRNELIDLRSLDLVSEYDSHLMCPICHCPFVDPVRLQCDHVFCGSCLSSAITSFRSADSGEFPCPSCRNPTQKVSASVPRLLINMCDEIRVRCPLITEGCQEIIPRGHVQSHVEKYCGYRLLPCPDNSCDQMTRSKDIGVDRKCIHRVQRCSFCEGDVLEHEYEEHEKELCPVLEVACVDCGTVVTRGALREHTESCPEVAIPCEASKYACPVKIRRADIAAHEKSCPIVAMVPYFEMQNTRLNSLESSMRHLQQRNEIFEDGLANIRSTLVESARLGANGHSGGQSTQSGREQQPSTRVDVHSDDPADTAASVFSSNATTYLLSLHESLREEVSQLSYAITDLDARASMAIMNECMRIKEDMAHTNAAVNSVRMQVQWLMNPRLHQGTRGKSVRTADNEGTRTQLMSSAAGPSHAAGQSLGPLRPRRPSDSGREGTKL from the exons ATGAATCTACAAGACTTTCTGGCTATGGAGGAATGCCGCGACCGCAACGAGCTAATCGATCTCCGCAGCCTTGATCTCGTCTCCGAGTACGACTCGCACCTGATGTGCCCGATCTGCCACTGTCCCTTCGTTGATCCCGTTCGTCTCCAATGCGACCATGTTTTCTGCGGGAGTTGCCTCAGTTCGGCCATCACTAGCTTCCGCTCAGCCGACTCGGGCGAGTTCCCATGTCCCTCTTGCCGAAATCCCACCCAGAAAGTGTCAGCTAGCGTGCCCCGCCTGCTGATCAATATGTGCGACGAGATCCGGGTGCGATGCCCGTTGATTACGGAGGGATGTCAGGAAATTATACCCCGAGGTCATGTCCAGTCGCATGTCGAGAAGTACTGTGGATACCGGCTATTGCCGTGCCCGGATAATTCATGCGATCAGATGACGCGAAGCAAGGACATTGGGGTGGATCGGAAGTGCATTCATAGAGTGCAACGGTGCTCTTTTTGCGAAGGGGACGTCCTAGAGCATGAATACGAG GAGCATGAGAAAGAGCTTTGTCCAGTTCTCGAAGTCGCATGTGTTGACTGCGGAACAGTTGTCACTAGAGGGGCACTGCGGGAGCACACAGAATCATGTCCAGAGGTCGCAATTCCTTGCGAGGCATCCAAGTACGCATGTCCTGTTAAGATACGACGGGCAGACATTGCAGCACATGAGAAAAGCTGCCCCATAGTCGCAATGGTCCCGTACTTTGAGATGCAAAACACCCGGCTCAATTCCCTAGAATCAAGTATGCGACATCTACAGCAGCGGAATGAAATCTTTGAGGATGGGCTCGCCAATATTCGGTCCACTCTCGTTGAGTCCGCACGCTTGGGTGCGAACGGTCATAGTGGTGGACAATCTACCCAATCTGGCCGAGAACAGCAACCGTCCACTCGCGTTGACGTCCACTCAGATGATCCTGCAGACACTGCTGCGAGTGTATTTTCTTCTAATGCCACGACCTATCTACTTTCTCTGCACGAATCTCTACGGGAAGAGGTCAGCCAACTTTCGTACGCTATCACAGACCTAGATGCTCGCGCCAGCATGGCTATCATGAATGAATGCATGCGTATCAAGGAAGACATGGCCCACACGAATGCAGCAGTCAACAGTGTCCGCATGCAGGTTCAATGGCTCATGAACCCTCGCCTTCACCAGGGGACGCGCGGGAAATCTGTGCGCACTGCAGACAACGAGGGAACACGGACACAGTTGATGTCGTCAGCGGCTGGGCCGAGCCATGCTGCTGGTCAGTCCCTGGGGCCTCTTCGGCCTAGACGTCCCAGTGATAGTGGACGCGAGGGAACGAAGTTGTGA
- a CDS encoding SNARE complex subunit (Syn8), putative, whose product MSSPSQLFLLADHIKLSLLERERAISLDLEPNSQDGEISWSLESLRESIEGLVAEQTRLANSHDSAGAAALKDQLTPLQAQYKELSTQFYGAGGEPSDNNMTQASKPATPDLKQPIPQHPPSKSVRFMDSSAAAAVQDEIDEENERNRSNLFRPYRDEPSPRPDQSNMDNQQIYDHHAQTMRDQDDQLDRLGESIGRQHQLSIQIGDELDGHVQLLDGMDGDVERHQTRLDGARRRIDRIRRKTGDNWSMMTIVGLIIILVILIVILK is encoded by the coding sequence ATGTCGAGCCCTTCCCAGCTATTCCTACTCGCCGATCACATCAAATTATCCCTTTTGGAGCGCGAAAGGGCAATCTCACTTGACCTTGAGCCCAATTCCCAAGATGGAGAGATCTCTTGGTCTCTCGAGTCCCTCCGAGAGAGCATAGAGGGCCTAGTAGCCGAACAAACCCGGCTAGCCAACTCGCACGACAGCGCAGGCGCTGCTGCCCTGAAAGACCAACTCACCCCCCTTCAAGCCCAATACAAAGAACTTTCGACACAGTTCTACGGCGCAGGCGGTGAGCCATCGGACAACAACATGACGCAGGCGTCGAAACCCGCCACTCCCGATCTCAAGCAGCCCATCCCACAACATCCACCGTCCAAATCAGTCCGCTTTATGGACAGCTCCGCCGCCGCAGCCGTGCAAGATGAGATCGACGAGGAAAACGAGCGCAACCGCAGCAATCTCTTCCGCCCATACCGCGATGAACCATCGCCGCGACCGGATCAGTCAAACATGGACAACCAGCAGATTTATGACCACCATGCTCAAACCATGCGTGATCAGGATGACCAGTTGGATCGTCTTGGTGAATCAATTGGCAGACAACACCAGCTGAGTATTCAGATTGGAGATGAGCTGGATGGCCATGTTCAACTTTTGGATGGAATGGATGGGGACGTCGAGCGTCATCAGACCCGACTGGACGGCGCCAGACGGCGGATAGATAGGATCCGTCGAAAGACGGGAGACAACTGGAGCATGATGACTATTGTTGGATTGATCATAATTCTGGTCATCTTGATCGTGATCCTGAAATGA